A single window of Syntrophotalea acetylenica DNA harbors:
- a CDS encoding DUF4403 family protein — protein MTFFSRFFIVFMLLLCHTLCVWAAVPASSINLTIESSAADLAGIINKSVPEMLYKGHGGLGTAVTVHRNGPATVTASEGFIYLAMPVQVRFSNAVYESYPLKTRLCFKLKVNVLPDWRLKTELYYTGLSDNLADTFKLGPLSLKPKSMVENISQPVQKLLAPIIDAKINDAIRLRDKITPVWRSAFSPKPVSKEYRAWLKLTPEKIVMSPISAASNRIRLFLGVVTGAEITVGPKPAATPARPLPPVRLCSDFDRSFHIRLPADIFLADLVAALNPVLLNQTFGEDKKITIHNFHMKGENGRLVVVLNTTGAFEGKLTLFARPVHDPQKNTLTFEDVDFDTQNAGWLIGAGSWLFSSPIRSAIKSRLDATVVEQLETARLKASSALSCVQVAEHVELAGVVRALSLGEAAVQDDRLSLHVIARGETRVSLK, from the coding sequence ATGACTTTTTTCAGCCGGTTCTTCATTGTTTTTATGTTATTGCTGTGTCACACCCTGTGTGTTTGGGCTGCTGTGCCGGCATCGTCCATCAATCTCACAATCGAGTCTTCGGCGGCCGACCTGGCCGGCATTATCAACAAGTCGGTTCCTGAAATGCTGTACAAGGGACACGGCGGACTGGGCACAGCGGTTACCGTTCATAGAAACGGACCGGCAACGGTCACCGCTTCGGAGGGATTCATCTATCTCGCAATGCCGGTTCAGGTGCGATTCAGCAACGCCGTCTATGAAAGTTATCCGCTGAAAACAAGGCTGTGTTTTAAGCTAAAAGTGAATGTTCTGCCCGATTGGCGCCTGAAAACCGAGCTTTACTACACCGGCTTGTCGGATAATCTGGCGGACACCTTTAAACTCGGGCCGCTGTCGCTGAAGCCCAAAAGCATGGTGGAGAACATCAGTCAGCCGGTGCAGAAACTCCTTGCACCCATTATCGACGCAAAGATCAATGACGCCATTCGACTGCGTGACAAGATCACGCCGGTGTGGCGCAGTGCGTTTTCACCGAAACCGGTCAGCAAGGAATACCGCGCCTGGCTGAAGCTGACGCCGGAAAAAATCGTTATGAGCCCGATTTCGGCGGCAAGCAATCGTATCCGTTTGTTTCTTGGGGTCGTGACCGGTGCCGAGATTACCGTCGGTCCCAAACCGGCTGCAACACCTGCCAGGCCGCTGCCACCAGTGCGGCTATGCTCCGATTTTGACAGGAGCTTCCATATACGGCTGCCCGCCGACATTTTTCTTGCCGATCTCGTGGCCGCCCTCAACCCGGTGCTTTTGAACCAGACCTTTGGCGAGGACAAGAAGATAACCATCCACAACTTCCACATGAAGGGGGAAAACGGGCGGCTTGTGGTTGTCCTTAACACCACGGGGGCGTTCGAGGGGAAACTGACCCTGTTTGCCAGGCCGGTGCACGACCCGCAAAAAAATACGCTCACCTTTGAGGATGTCGATTTCGACACACAGAACGCCGGGTGGCTGATAGGTGCCGGAAGCTGGCTGTTCAGCAGTCCTATTCGCTCCGCCATCAAGTCCAGACTCGATGCGACCGTGGTGGAACAGTTGGAAACGGCGCGCCTCAAGGCCTCTTCTGCCTTGTCTTGTGTGCAGGTAGCCGAACATGTTGAATTGGCCGGTGTTGTCAGGGCTTTGTCCCTTGGCGAGGCAGCGGTGCAAGACGATCGCCTGTCGCTTCATGTCATCGCCCGGGGCGAGACGCGTGTCAGCCTGAAATAA
- the mobB gene encoding molybdopterin-guanine dinucleotide biosynthesis protein B: MSSIPVVVLVGTSGTGKTTFLEKLIRQLKQRNVHVATIKHDVHGFDIDKPGKDTWRHAQAGAELVAISSPSTFALIRHVEQEMRLDEITAMIAGVDIILVEGYKRSINPKIEVHRKAHSSELLSSPEELLAVVSDADWDIGVPVFDLEDAVGVADLLAQKYGLRG; the protein is encoded by the coding sequence ATGTCCTCAATACCTGTGGTGGTTCTGGTCGGCACATCAGGCACCGGCAAAACCACTTTTCTCGAGAAACTGATCAGGCAACTGAAGCAACGTAACGTGCATGTCGCAACCATCAAGCATGATGTGCACGGCTTCGACATCGACAAACCCGGCAAGGATACCTGGCGGCATGCGCAGGCCGGCGCTGAGCTGGTGGCCATATCCTCGCCGTCAACTTTTGCCCTGATCCGGCACGTGGAACAGGAGATGCGTCTTGACGAGATAACGGCCATGATTGCCGGCGTGGATATCATCCTCGTCGAAGGCTATAAACGCTCCATCAACCCTAAAATAGAAGTCCATCGCAAGGCCCACTCCTCGGAGTTGTTGAGTTCGCCGGAAGAATTGCTTGCCGTGGTAAGCGATGCCGACTGGGACATCGGCGTGCCCGTTTTCGATCTGGAGGACGCCGTGGGTGTTGCCGACCTGCTGGCGCAAAAATATGGGCTTCGGGGCTGA
- the nuoF gene encoding NADH-quinone oxidoreductase subunit NuoF, which yields MSKLQEMRSGIEEQYKSKQDRARIVVGMGTCGIAAGAGKVMDAIKAEVEKTGMDVDVDFTSCIGMCFAEPVVEMMSPGKASVVYGGVSPDNVVQLMKSHLVDETPMLDMAQIQILGGAKPYADIPVMEKSGYYAQQVRSVTSRLGRTNPERIEDYIATGGYAGIEKALSMDRQAIIDEIKKSGLRGRGGGGFPTGTKWQFVHDAVGDKKFIVCNADEGDPGAFMDRSVLEGDPHAVLEGMMIAAYAIGANEGVIYCRAEYPLAIRRLNMAIKVAEEMGIMGENIMGSGFNFKVRIKAGAGAFVCGEETALLNSIEGQRGMPRVRPPFPAHKGLWQKPTCLNNVETFANVPNIIRNGGDWFASMGTEKSKGSKVFCITGKINNTGLCEVPMGITLRDLVYNIAGGIKDGKKFKAVQSGGPSGGCLPTEKLDLSIDYENLGQAGAIMGSGGLVFMDETSCMLDIAKYFLNFTQMESCGKCTPCREGTKRMLEILERICEGNGVPEDIDNLERLARVIKTSALCALGQTAPNPVLTTLKYFRDEYEAHINEKRCPAGVCPALLTYTILEDKCVGCGVCIKACPVGAISGEKKKAHVIDPKTCVKCGACVAKCKFDAIVKA from the coding sequence ATGAGCAAATTACAGGAAATGCGCTCCGGAATCGAGGAGCAGTACAAATCGAAACAGGACCGTGCCCGGATTGTGGTCGGCATGGGTACCTGCGGTATTGCCGCCGGCGCGGGCAAGGTCATGGACGCCATCAAGGCCGAAGTGGAAAAGACCGGCATGGACGTGGATGTCGATTTCACCAGCTGCATCGGCATGTGCTTCGCCGAGCCCGTGGTGGAGATGATGTCGCCTGGCAAGGCCAGCGTGGTATACGGCGGAGTATCTCCGGACAATGTGGTGCAGCTCATGAAGAGCCACCTGGTGGACGAGACCCCGATGCTCGACATGGCCCAGATTCAGATCCTGGGCGGCGCCAAGCCCTACGCGGATATTCCTGTCATGGAAAAGTCCGGGTATTACGCGCAGCAGGTGCGTTCGGTCACTTCGCGGCTGGGTCGCACCAACCCCGAGCGCATCGAGGACTATATCGCCACGGGCGGCTACGCGGGCATTGAAAAAGCCCTGAGCATGGACCGTCAGGCGATCATCGACGAGATCAAGAAATCCGGGCTGCGCGGCCGCGGCGGCGGCGGTTTTCCTACCGGCACCAAGTGGCAGTTCGTGCATGACGCCGTGGGCGACAAGAAATTCATCGTCTGCAACGCCGACGAGGGCGATCCCGGGGCGTTCATGGACCGCAGCGTTCTGGAAGGTGACCCGCACGCGGTGCTGGAAGGGATGATGATCGCCGCTTACGCCATCGGTGCCAATGAAGGCGTGATCTACTGCCGTGCCGAGTATCCGCTGGCCATCCGCCGTCTCAATATGGCCATCAAGGTGGCGGAAGAGATGGGCATCATGGGTGAAAATATCATGGGCAGCGGCTTCAACTTCAAGGTGCGCATCAAGGCCGGGGCCGGAGCGTTCGTGTGCGGCGAGGAAACCGCGCTGCTCAACTCCATCGAAGGCCAGCGCGGCATGCCGCGGGTGCGTCCGCCGTTCCCGGCCCACAAGGGTCTGTGGCAGAAACCGACCTGCCTGAACAACGTGGAAACCTTCGCCAACGTACCGAATATCATCCGCAACGGTGGCGACTGGTTTGCCAGCATGGGCACCGAAAAGAGCAAGGGCAGCAAGGTGTTCTGTATCACCGGCAAGATCAACAACACCGGGTTGTGCGAAGTGCCCATGGGCATTACCTTGCGCGATCTGGTGTACAACATTGCCGGCGGCATCAAGGACGGCAAGAAATTCAAGGCGGTGCAAAGCGGCGGTCCCTCCGGCGGCTGCCTGCCGACCGAGAAGCTGGATCTGTCCATCGACTACGAGAACCTTGGCCAGGCCGGGGCGATCATGGGTTCCGGCGGTCTGGTGTTCATGGACGAGACCAGCTGCATGCTGGACATCGCCAAGTACTTCCTCAATTTCACCCAGATGGAATCCTGCGGCAAGTGCACCCCCTGCCGGGAAGGCACCAAGCGCATGCTGGAGATTCTGGAACGCATTTGCGAAGGCAACGGCGTGCCGGAAGACATCGACAACCTGGAACGCCTGGCCCGGGTCATCAAGACTTCGGCTCTGTGCGCCCTGGGTCAGACGGCACCGAACCCGGTGCTGACCACCCTGAAGTATTTCCGCGACGAGTACGAAGCGCACATCAACGAAAAGCGTTGTCCGGCAGGGGTGTGCCCGGCGCTGCTGACCTACACCATCCTGGAGGACAAGTGTGTGGGTTGCGGTGTGTGCATCAAGGCCTGTCCGGTGGGCGCCATCAGCGGCGAGAAGAAAAAGGCCCACGTCATCGATCCGAAGACCTGCGTCAAGTGCGGTGCCTGCGTGGCCAAGTGCAAGTTCGACGCTATCGTGAAAGCATAA
- the glp gene encoding gephyrin-like molybdotransferase Glp, producing the protein MLQSISMENALEILGQFASTVGSEEIPVVDAFERILSENIEAGFPLPPFQRSPLDGYALRAVDTAGADADSPVELTVAQTVFAGCVPTHPLRAGEAAAVTTGAPLPEGSDCVIKFESVRRDGDSITVCSRLRPGQNVVPQGEDVAHGETVLEKGVNITPAVVGLLVSLGLEKVVVYKKPRVGIISIGDELLEVGNPLAPGKIYNSNLYALAIQVREAGGIPILQETVPDDVVTIASAISRALSQNDLVITTGGASVGSKDLVREGIGRSGADILFWKVGMKPGTPAVCGQKGGKLMIGLSGNPSAAMITFLMLVRPIIRSMAGKATGSLPEVSAVMAQPFGKSSSQRRLLRAVVNWEKGAYRGVPAGIQSPGALKSMTTCNALIDIPAGHGPLQVGDEVRALLLPPPYCLQG; encoded by the coding sequence ATGCTGCAGTCCATATCGATGGAAAATGCCCTTGAGATTCTGGGACAGTTTGCTTCCACGGTGGGAAGCGAAGAAATACCCGTTGTCGATGCTTTTGAGAGGATCTTGTCCGAAAACATAGAGGCCGGTTTTCCTCTTCCTCCCTTTCAGCGATCACCTTTGGACGGTTATGCCCTGCGCGCGGTCGACACCGCCGGCGCGGATGCGGATAGCCCGGTTGAACTGACGGTTGCACAAACTGTGTTTGCGGGTTGTGTACCGACCCATCCCCTGCGTGCGGGGGAAGCTGCTGCCGTCACCACGGGTGCGCCGCTTCCGGAGGGCAGTGATTGCGTCATCAAATTCGAAAGCGTCAGGCGGGATGGCGATAGCATAACGGTTTGCTCCCGGCTTCGCCCCGGGCAAAATGTGGTACCGCAAGGCGAGGATGTTGCCCATGGGGAAACGGTGCTTGAAAAAGGTGTGAATATCACCCCCGCCGTGGTAGGCCTGCTGGTATCCCTGGGCCTGGAAAAGGTTGTGGTATACAAAAAACCCAGGGTGGGCATTATCTCCATCGGCGATGAACTGCTGGAAGTGGGGAACCCTCTGGCCCCCGGAAAAATCTACAACAGCAATCTTTACGCGCTTGCCATTCAGGTCAGGGAGGCCGGCGGGATACCGATTCTTCAGGAAACCGTGCCGGATGATGTCGTGACAATCGCCTCGGCCATCAGTCGTGCACTTTCGCAAAACGACCTGGTCATTACCACCGGCGGGGCTTCCGTGGGCAGCAAGGATCTTGTCAGGGAAGGCATCGGCCGCAGCGGGGCGGATATCCTGTTCTGGAAGGTCGGCATGAAGCCGGGCACACCGGCAGTTTGCGGACAAAAAGGCGGAAAGTTGATGATTGGGCTGTCCGGCAACCCGTCGGCAGCCATGATAACCTTTCTCATGCTGGTGCGCCCCATTATCCGGTCCATGGCAGGAAAAGCGACAGGCAGCCTGCCGGAAGTCAGCGCCGTCATGGCACAGCCATTTGGTAAAAGCAGCAGCCAGCGCCGTTTGCTGAGGGCCGTGGTTAACTGGGAAAAGGGTGCCTATCGTGGGGTTCCCGCGGGAATCCAAAGCCCGGGTGCCCTTAAGTCCATGACCACCTGCAACGCCCTCATCGACATCCCTGCAGGGCACGGACCTCTGCAGGTGGGGGACGAAGTCAGGGCGCTTTTACTGCCTCCGCCGTATTGTCTTCAGGGGTGA
- the nuoE gene encoding NADH-quinone oxidoreductase subunit NuoE produces the protein MAVCNCAGERVDSPQDLKLMELLDHYRGYDGALIPVLQGAQDIYGYLPEEVLEKVSNELKIPFSEVFGVVTFYAQFHLKPRGRNIIRVCLGTACHVLGNAKIFDRLKAILGVDNGETTEDLRFTLESVACIGACGLAPCIMINDDTHGRLTVDGLEAILEQYQ, from the coding sequence ATGGCGGTTTGCAATTGTGCCGGCGAACGTGTTGATTCGCCGCAAGATTTGAAATTGATGGAATTGCTGGACCACTATCGTGGCTACGATGGTGCGTTGATTCCGGTGCTCCAGGGTGCGCAGGATATCTACGGGTATCTGCCTGAGGAGGTTCTCGAAAAGGTCTCGAACGAGTTGAAGATTCCCTTCAGCGAGGTTTTCGGCGTGGTGACCTTTTACGCCCAGTTTCACCTCAAACCCCGTGGGCGCAACATCATCCGCGTCTGCCTCGGCACCGCTTGTCACGTGCTGGGAAATGCCAAGATTTTCGATCGCCTCAAGGCAATTCTTGGGGTCGACAATGGCGAAACCACGGAAGATCTGCGATTTACCCTGGAATCGGTGGCATGTATCGGGGCCTGCGGCCTGGCGCCATGCATCATGATCAACGACGACACTCACGGTCGTCTGACCGTGGACGGCCTGGAAGCAATCCTGGAACAGTATCAGTAA
- a CDS encoding DsbC family protein, translated as MKLLLTVMFFFCAATAWAFPKDSCGEQSCIDCHTLSREEAKHLLGKQADRILKVAPSQVQALWVVEVEKKGERFPVYIDFTKSYVLRGEILRLKDGENLTREHVARLNRIDVSAIPVADALLLGKPGASKKLIVFTDPQCSFCKKLHAEMKKAVAIDPDVAFYIKMLPLNIHPEAYVIARSIVCNRSLQMLEQSFAGQPVPPPLCRADAVDQTIALARKLGINSTPTVVLPDGRPISGFRDAATLLKMAGSRVQPPK; from the coding sequence ATGAAATTGCTGCTGACCGTTATGTTTTTCTTTTGCGCCGCCACGGCCTGGGCCTTTCCCAAGGACAGCTGCGGCGAACAGAGCTGCATCGATTGCCACACCCTGAGCAGGGAAGAAGCGAAGCACCTGCTGGGCAAACAGGCCGACCGGATTCTGAAGGTCGCGCCATCCCAGGTACAGGCCCTGTGGGTGGTCGAAGTGGAAAAAAAGGGTGAGCGCTTTCCCGTCTATATCGATTTCACCAAAAGTTATGTTTTGCGTGGCGAAATCCTGCGCCTGAAAGATGGTGAAAACCTGACCCGGGAACATGTCGCCAGGCTCAACCGCATCGATGTTTCCGCCATTCCTGTTGCCGATGCTCTGTTGCTCGGAAAACCCGGGGCCAGCAAAAAGCTGATCGTGTTTACCGACCCGCAGTGCAGCTTTTGCAAAAAGCTGCATGCCGAAATGAAAAAGGCGGTGGCCATCGATCCCGATGTCGCCTTTTATATCAAGATGCTGCCGCTCAATATTCATCCCGAAGCCTACGTGATCGCCAGGAGTATCGTCTGCAACCGTTCTCTGCAAATGCTCGAACAAAGCTTTGCAGGCCAGCCTGTGCCGCCGCCACTATGCCGCGCCGACGCTGTCGACCAGACCATCGCGCTGGCACGTAAGCTTGGCATCAATTCGACCCCGACGGTGGTGCTCCCCGATGGCCGGCCCATTTCCGGATTTCGCGATGCCGCAACCCTGCTGAAAATGGCCGGCTCCAGGGTGCAGCCGCCGAAGTAG
- the fdhF gene encoding formate dehydrogenase subunit alpha produces MPTVTLTIDGKQVTVPKGTTILQAAWQAGAFVPTLCHDHELSNPGACRICVVEVKGARALVASCCAEANEGMEVQTASPAVIEARKTILELMLDNHPEDCLTCHQAGDCKLQDYAYFYGVKAGVFGGQKKDYQVEDDNLFIVRDMNKCILCGKCLRACEEKQGRAVIDFAYRGFRTKVSTGMDKPLADSVCVSCGSCVAVCPTGALTEKAMLGKARKWEVEKVRTTCPFCGVGCNFDLNVHQGKVIGVTSNPLSPVNGRDLCVKGRFGADYVHSPRRLTKPLIKKNGEFVESSWDEALDLVASKLGGIKDKYGSDAIAALSSARCTNEENYLMQKLMRAGIGTNNIDHCARTUHAPTVAGLATSFGSGAMTNSFADYLNTDLYFVIGSNPTEAHPMAGAKIMSSLLKGTKLIVADPRRIELAEKADIWLQLRPGTDIPLLNGLMHIIIKEDLHDKKFIDERTEGFEDLKAAVAKWTPEKTSEVTGVPVNLLYDAARLYAGTPKAMLCYTLGITEHICGVDNVMSTANIAMLTGHLGKEGCGVNPQRGQNNVQGACDMGALPGDYPGYQKVVNPEVQSKFEKAWGVKLSPKAGLTIPDMMDAAVEGKLKAMYVFGEDPVMTDPDANHIKKAFEAMDFVVVQEIFMSQTAKYADVILPGATFAEKDGTFTNSERRVQRVRKAIEPIADTKPDWKILCEVSNRMGYPMQYTHPTQIFNEIASLTPSYGGINYERIDVTGLQWPCPTLDHPGTPILHTQSFSRGKGLFKAIDHTPPAEMPDEDYPYLLSTGRILYHYNVTTRYSSALDTHRPEEAAMVHPADARVLGIVTGDTVQVTSRRGSIQTKVNVTDKVQSGMIWMSFHYHESPTNELTVNAFDPVSKTGEYKVAAVKIEKAATA; encoded by the coding sequence ATGCCTACAGTCACATTGACCATAGATGGCAAACAGGTGACTGTTCCCAAGGGAACGACCATCCTGCAAGCCGCGTGGCAAGCCGGAGCCTTTGTGCCGACACTTTGCCACGACCATGAACTGAGCAACCCCGGCGCATGCCGGATCTGTGTGGTGGAAGTCAAGGGCGCCCGCGCTCTGGTCGCCTCGTGCTGCGCCGAGGCCAACGAAGGCATGGAGGTTCAGACCGCCAGCCCGGCCGTCATCGAGGCCCGGAAAACCATTCTGGAGCTGATGCTTGACAATCATCCGGAAGACTGTCTGACCTGCCACCAGGCCGGCGATTGCAAACTGCAGGATTACGCCTATTTCTACGGCGTGAAAGCCGGCGTTTTCGGTGGTCAGAAGAAAGATTATCAGGTCGAAGACGACAACCTGTTCATTGTCAGGGACATGAACAAATGTATCCTGTGCGGCAAATGTCTGCGGGCCTGCGAAGAAAAACAGGGCCGGGCTGTCATTGACTTCGCTTACCGCGGCTTCAGGACCAAGGTTTCTACCGGCATGGACAAGCCCCTTGCGGATTCGGTCTGCGTCTCCTGCGGCAGTTGCGTGGCTGTTTGTCCCACCGGGGCGTTGACCGAAAAAGCCATGCTCGGCAAGGCGCGGAAGTGGGAAGTGGAAAAGGTCCGCACTACCTGTCCCTTCTGCGGGGTTGGCTGCAACTTCGATCTGAACGTCCATCAGGGCAAAGTCATCGGGGTCACTTCCAATCCCCTCAGCCCGGTTAACGGGCGGGATCTTTGCGTCAAGGGGCGTTTTGGAGCCGACTACGTGCACAGCCCCCGTCGCCTGACCAAGCCCCTGATCAAAAAGAACGGGGAGTTTGTGGAATCCTCCTGGGACGAGGCCCTCGATCTGGTGGCCAGCAAGCTCGGCGGGATCAAGGACAAATATGGCAGTGACGCCATTGCCGCTCTTTCTTCGGCCCGCTGCACCAACGAAGAAAACTACCTCATGCAGAAACTCATGCGCGCGGGGATCGGTACCAACAACATCGATCACTGCGCACGAACGTGACACGCTCCCACTGTAGCCGGTCTGGCTACTTCGTTTGGCAGCGGCGCGATGACCAACTCTTTCGCCGATTATCTGAATACCGATCTGTACTTTGTTATAGGCTCCAATCCCACCGAAGCCCATCCCATGGCGGGCGCCAAGATCATGTCCTCCCTGTTGAAAGGGACCAAGCTGATCGTGGCCGACCCGCGCCGCATCGAGCTGGCTGAAAAAGCCGACATCTGGCTGCAGCTGCGGCCTGGCACGGATATCCCGCTGCTGAACGGCCTGATGCATATCATTATCAAGGAAGATCTTCACGACAAGAAATTTATTGATGAGCGTACCGAGGGATTTGAAGACCTCAAGGCCGCCGTCGCAAAATGGACTCCGGAAAAGACCTCCGAAGTTACCGGTGTTCCCGTAAACCTTCTTTATGATGCCGCCAGGCTCTATGCGGGCACGCCCAAGGCCATGCTCTGCTACACCCTCGGCATCACCGAGCATATCTGCGGTGTGGACAACGTCATGAGCACCGCCAATATCGCCATGCTTACCGGTCATCTCGGCAAGGAAGGCTGCGGCGTCAATCCCCAGCGCGGTCAGAACAACGTGCAGGGTGCCTGCGATATGGGTGCGCTGCCTGGTGACTATCCCGGATATCAGAAAGTCGTGAATCCGGAGGTACAGTCCAAGTTCGAAAAAGCCTGGGGTGTGAAACTGTCTCCCAAGGCAGGGTTGACCATCCCGGATATGATGGACGCTGCCGTGGAAGGCAAGCTCAAGGCCATGTATGTTTTTGGCGAGGATCCGGTCATGACCGATCCGGATGCCAACCACATCAAGAAAGCCTTCGAGGCCATGGATTTCGTGGTTGTGCAGGAAATTTTCATGTCCCAGACTGCGAAATACGCCGATGTTATTCTGCCAGGCGCCACCTTCGCGGAAAAAGACGGCACCTTCACCAACTCCGAACGTCGGGTTCAGCGGGTACGCAAGGCCATCGAGCCTATTGCCGATACTAAGCCTGACTGGAAGATTCTTTGCGAAGTCTCCAATCGGATGGGCTATCCCATGCAATATACTCATCCAACGCAGATTTTCAACGAGATCGCATCGTTGACACCGTCCTATGGCGGCATCAACTACGAGCGGATTGATGTTACCGGACTGCAATGGCCCTGTCCGACGCTCGACCATCCGGGTACCCCGATTCTGCACACCCAGAGCTTTTCCCGTGGCAAGGGCCTTTTCAAGGCTATCGACCATACGCCACCTGCGGAAATGCCGGATGAAGATTACCCCTACCTGCTTTCCACGGGCCGTATTCTTTATCACTACAACGTGACGACCCGCTATTCGTCCGCACTGGATACCCATCGGCCAGAAGAGGCGGCCATGGTTCATCCCGCGGATGCCAGGGTCCTCGGTATCGTTACGGGAGACACCGTGCAGGTGACCTCGCGGCGTGGCAGCATTCAGACCAAGGTCAATGTAACCGACAAAGTGCAGTCGGGCATGATCTGGATGAGCTTCCATTATCACGAATCGCCCACCAATGAATTGACTGTCAATGCCTTCGACCCGGTGAGCAAAACCGGCGAATACAAAGTTGCGGCTGTCAAGATTGAAAAAGCGGCAACAGCTTGA